One Microbacterium keratanolyticum DNA window includes the following coding sequences:
- a CDS encoding segregation and condensation protein A — MAPSPDERLAPDNAPSDEPAVPVEAGFRVSLSNFDGPFDLLLNLISKHEMDITEVSLSRVTDEFIAYLRELGPDEELDEASEFLVVAATLLDMKVAGLLPQGELVDAEAVALLEARDLLFARLLQYRAFKEVSAWFSRSLQYEDRRHARAVRLDEKYRQQVPELVWSLNVNDFAALALLAFTPKAIPHVGLDHLHAPLVSIREQAAIVVTLLRSADALTFRELVAGISEPGIVVARFLSVLELYRHAALSFEQLEPLGELTLRWSSDNWSDDQLATLGADYDR, encoded by the coding sequence GTGGCGCCGTCGCCTGACGAGCGCCTCGCGCCCGACAACGCACCTTCTGACGAGCCCGCTGTTCCCGTCGAGGCGGGTTTCCGCGTCTCGCTCTCGAACTTCGATGGCCCTTTCGACCTGTTGTTGAATCTCATCTCGAAGCACGAGATGGACATCACCGAAGTGTCGTTGAGCCGCGTCACGGATGAGTTCATCGCGTATCTGCGCGAGCTCGGCCCGGACGAGGAGCTTGACGAGGCATCCGAGTTCCTCGTCGTCGCGGCGACCCTTCTCGACATGAAGGTCGCGGGTCTTCTCCCGCAGGGCGAGCTCGTGGATGCGGAGGCTGTCGCGCTCCTCGAAGCACGCGATCTGCTGTTCGCGCGGCTCCTGCAGTACCGGGCCTTCAAGGAGGTCTCCGCCTGGTTCTCGCGCAGTCTGCAGTATGAAGACCGCCGTCATGCCCGCGCCGTGCGCCTCGATGAGAAATACCGTCAGCAGGTCCCGGAGCTCGTGTGGAGTCTCAACGTCAATGACTTCGCCGCGCTCGCGCTGCTGGCCTTCACGCCGAAGGCGATTCCGCATGTCGGACTCGACCACCTGCATGCGCCGCTCGTGAGCATCCGGGAGCAGGCGGCGATCGTCGTCACCCTGCTCCGCAGCGCCGATGCGCTGACGTTCCGTGAGCTTGTCGCGGGCATCAGTGAGCCAGGCATCGTCGTGGCCCGATTTCTCTCGGTGCTGGAGCTCTACCGCCACGCCGCCCTCTCTTTCGAGCAGCTCGAACCGTTGGGGGAGCTGACCCTGCGCTGGTCGTCTGACAACTGGTCGGATGATCAGCTGGCCACTCTGGGAGCCGACTATGACAGATAG
- a CDS encoding ABC transporter permease gives MVPAIAHADRFTFQDLVAEATADIGSRPARLVMTMLGTVLGIASLVATLGFAQTAAMQVASLFAGTASTQVVVKPATASAGKDKASVATAQLPWDSPARVALLAGVENSALISTVKLPEKETITAVPVNDPSAAAVASPTLYATSPELLDTAEGGLITGRFFDEGHDERGDRVAVLGQRAAESMGINRVDSQPSIFIGGVSYAVIGIVDGMERRSEMLDAVIISNGAARADFGLKAAEELSIRIAVGAGPQVAEQSALALLPDAPDSLEARAPSASSDLSQNVQADVNIVFLILGVIALLAGGLGIANVTLLSVMERVGEIGLRRALGATRRQIGTQFMVESIVIGFIGGLIGSALGVLAVIAVALVQGWTPVTDPWVAAAGAVLGAVVGWGSGWYPARRAARIEPVAALRGA, from the coding sequence TTGGTTCCGGCGATCGCGCACGCCGACCGCTTCACGTTCCAGGATCTTGTCGCGGAGGCGACAGCCGACATCGGCTCGCGGCCCGCACGACTCGTCATGACGATGCTCGGAACGGTGCTCGGCATCGCTTCTCTCGTGGCGACGCTCGGATTCGCGCAGACGGCGGCGATGCAGGTCGCCAGTCTGTTCGCAGGAACCGCGTCGACGCAGGTCGTCGTCAAGCCCGCCACCGCGAGCGCAGGCAAGGACAAAGCTTCCGTCGCGACAGCGCAGCTACCGTGGGATTCTCCGGCTCGTGTCGCGCTGCTGGCCGGTGTCGAGAACTCCGCTCTCATCAGCACGGTGAAGCTTCCGGAGAAGGAGACGATCACCGCAGTTCCCGTCAATGACCCCTCTGCGGCCGCTGTCGCCTCGCCGACCCTATACGCGACGTCGCCGGAACTCCTGGACACGGCGGAAGGCGGTCTCATCACAGGGCGCTTCTTCGACGAGGGTCATGACGAGCGTGGCGACCGTGTGGCGGTGCTCGGACAACGCGCAGCGGAGAGCATGGGGATCAACCGTGTGGATTCGCAGCCGTCGATCTTCATCGGCGGGGTCTCCTACGCCGTCATCGGCATCGTCGACGGAATGGAACGGCGCAGCGAGATGCTCGATGCGGTCATCATCTCCAATGGTGCGGCCCGCGCCGATTTCGGTCTGAAGGCCGCAGAAGAGCTCAGCATCCGGATCGCCGTGGGCGCGGGCCCGCAGGTTGCTGAGCAGTCCGCGCTCGCTCTCCTTCCCGATGCGCCCGACAGCCTGGAAGCGCGGGCACCTTCCGCCTCCAGCGATCTGAGCCAGAACGTGCAGGCGGATGTGAACATCGTCTTCCTGATCCTCGGCGTCATCGCTCTGCTCGCCGGTGGGCTCGGCATCGCCAACGTCACCCTGCTCTCGGTCATGGAGCGAGTGGGGGAGATCGGCCTGAGACGCGCGCTCGGCGCAACCCGCAGACAGATCGGCACGCAGTTCATGGTCGAGTCCATCGTCATCGGGTTCATCGGCGGGTTGATCGGATCGGCGCTTGGCGTCCTGGCGGTCATCGCTGTCGCGCTCGTGCAGGGCTGGACGCCGGTCACCGATCCCTGGGTGGCGGCAGCCGGTGCTGTTCTCGGTGCGGTCGTCGGCTGGGGCTCGGGGTGGTATCCCGCTCGTCGTGCTGCGCGCATCGAGCCGGTCGCCGCGCTGCGAGGTGCGTAG
- the recN gene encoding DNA repair protein RecN, which produces MIEEMRLRDLGVIAEAILPIGPGFTAITGETGAGKTMVVTGLGLLLGQRADSGAVRAGATQASVAGVWLVPPTGRVADTVDEAGGELEPLDDERSELYVSRTLTAEGRSRASVGGRAAPAGVLAELAEALVVVHGQSDQLRLKSTAAQRDALDRFGGKPVAQAQDRYRRLFDSWRERDAALRDLVDNRDRRQAEAADLREALALIEAADPQPNEDSELNERAERLANAEELRLAASLAHSALSSDEGGPDIAALAAEARRAVERTADATLLTIAEGIADLGYRAADLAAQLSSYLADLDEAGPHELAAVEERRAVLATLIRAHGSLDAALELWNTGSLRLAELEDDGERVDRLTAERDAIRVELDEAADALTSVRVKAAERLGAAVTAELHALAMPDARLEVAVTPGAESTHGRDDVAILLAPHPGAEPRSVSRGASGGELSRVMLAIEVVISATDPVPTFVFDEVDAGIGGAAAIEVGRRLAQLAQTSQVIAVTHLAQVAAFANNHLSVVKSNDGQVTASSVRTLAGAEREAEMARLLSGLTDSDAALVHARELLALRED; this is translated from the coding sequence GTGATCGAAGAGATGCGCCTGCGCGATCTCGGCGTCATCGCCGAGGCGATTCTGCCGATCGGCCCCGGATTCACAGCGATCACGGGCGAGACCGGTGCGGGCAAGACGATGGTGGTCACCGGGCTCGGCCTTCTTCTCGGCCAGCGCGCCGACTCCGGTGCGGTGCGCGCCGGAGCCACACAGGCTTCGGTCGCCGGAGTGTGGCTCGTCCCACCCACGGGACGGGTGGCAGACACGGTCGACGAAGCCGGGGGAGAGCTGGAACCCCTGGACGACGAACGTTCTGAGCTCTACGTCTCCCGAACTCTGACGGCCGAGGGGCGCAGCAGGGCGAGCGTCGGAGGGCGCGCGGCGCCTGCGGGCGTCCTCGCCGAGCTTGCCGAGGCGCTGGTCGTCGTGCACGGACAGTCGGATCAGTTGCGCCTCAAGTCGACGGCGGCGCAGCGTGATGCGCTCGACCGATTCGGCGGTAAGCCCGTGGCCCAGGCGCAGGACCGGTATCGCCGACTGTTCGATTCCTGGCGGGAGCGGGACGCCGCACTTCGTGACCTCGTCGACAACCGAGATCGTCGACAGGCAGAGGCCGCGGATCTCCGCGAGGCCCTCGCGCTGATCGAAGCGGCCGATCCCCAGCCGAACGAAGACAGCGAGCTGAACGAGCGCGCCGAGCGCCTCGCCAACGCAGAGGAACTCCGTCTCGCCGCCTCGCTCGCGCACAGCGCCCTGTCGAGCGACGAAGGCGGGCCCGACATCGCTGCTCTCGCCGCGGAAGCACGCCGGGCGGTCGAGCGGACCGCGGATGCCACGCTGCTGACGATCGCGGAGGGCATCGCCGATCTCGGCTACCGGGCAGCGGATCTCGCGGCGCAGCTGTCAAGCTATCTGGCTGACCTCGACGAGGCAGGGCCACACGAGCTTGCCGCCGTCGAGGAGCGCCGTGCTGTGCTGGCGACCCTCATCCGCGCACACGGCAGTTTGGATGCGGCGCTGGAGCTCTGGAACACGGGCTCCCTGCGTCTGGCCGAGCTCGAAGACGACGGCGAACGCGTGGATCGCCTGACAGCTGAGCGTGATGCTATCCGTGTCGAACTCGATGAGGCGGCGGACGCGCTCACCTCCGTGCGTGTGAAGGCCGCTGAGCGACTGGGAGCCGCCGTCACGGCAGAGCTGCATGCGCTCGCAATGCCGGACGCACGGCTCGAGGTGGCGGTGACACCCGGCGCGGAGAGCACTCATGGACGCGATGATGTCGCGATCCTGCTCGCTCCGCACCCGGGAGCGGAGCCGCGTTCTGTGTCGCGCGGAGCATCCGGCGGTGAGCTCTCACGAGTCATGCTCGCGATCGAGGTCGTCATCTCCGCCACCGACCCCGTGCCCACTTTCGTCTTCGATGAGGTCGATGCCGGAATCGGCGGTGCGGCGGCGATCGAAGTCGGGCGACGCCTGGCACAGCTCGCGCAGACATCGCAGGTGATCGCTGTCACGCACCTGGCGCAGGTCGCGGCCTTCGCGAACAACCACCTCTCCGTCGTGAAGTCCAACGACGGTCAGGTGACCGCGTCGAGTGTGCGGACCCTTGCGGGCGCGGAACGCGAAGCCGAGATGGCGCGTCTGCTCTCTGGTCTCACGGATTCCGATGCAGCGCTCGTCCATGCACGCGAGCTCCTCGCACTGCGCGAGGACTGA
- a CDS encoding efflux RND transporter periplasmic adaptor subunit, with product MKDEQETRGIGASETAPLTQDDTELATELFPVPEGDEADGPAADTSRVAGWRRVLRGNKTLWIVALCAVVSLVAGLLVGRFLIAPAAAAEAPKPGLVTVPVEFGPLSNDVTLRADVGYADAVDVKIDTSSGKSIVTGAVPEVGATLNPLSVALEVSGRPVIVLPGELPAYRTLRVGVSGPDVLQLKQALAAVGISPGDTGSNIFDEATAGAVGQLYAAVGYSAPASEEGTADGVRAAEETLSNAHSSVAQAESALAQAGSGPTALESWQADVRVAEAEKALADAKAGVPEAPSVQKAEWDLQTAYLERDQLLAGKNTSAEQAALDAAYSQVESARQALATAQQKALPFLPAGEVLFLTELPRRVDDVKVSRGTEVTGAVMTVSGASVRLTGSAAEADARLLAVGSEASFELPDGTRHRAVISELTAGKDSKARWTVLLEPDPLTPEQISELRGTNVRVSIAVGATDGDVLSVPLAALTAGPGGESRVEVVESDPREGKDAKTRLVVVKTGLAAKGAVEVTPVEGALEKGEQVVVGR from the coding sequence GTGAAGGACGAGCAGGAGACCCGAGGAATCGGGGCGTCGGAGACTGCGCCCCTCACGCAGGACGACACGGAACTCGCCACGGAACTGTTTCCCGTTCCCGAAGGGGACGAGGCGGATGGACCCGCGGCGGACACGTCCCGCGTGGCTGGCTGGCGTCGCGTTCTGCGCGGCAACAAGACACTGTGGATCGTTGCGCTCTGCGCGGTCGTCAGCCTCGTGGCAGGTCTGCTCGTCGGACGCTTCCTCATCGCGCCGGCGGCAGCCGCAGAAGCGCCGAAGCCGGGTCTTGTGACGGTGCCGGTCGAGTTCGGCCCGCTCAGCAACGATGTGACACTGCGGGCGGATGTCGGCTACGCGGATGCCGTCGACGTGAAGATCGACACGAGCAGCGGAAAGTCGATCGTCACCGGCGCAGTGCCGGAAGTCGGAGCGACGTTGAATCCGCTGTCGGTGGCGCTGGAGGTCTCCGGGCGGCCGGTGATCGTGCTCCCCGGGGAGCTTCCGGCCTATCGGACCCTCCGCGTGGGTGTCTCCGGGCCGGACGTCCTGCAGTTGAAGCAGGCGCTCGCGGCCGTCGGCATCAGCCCCGGCGACACCGGCTCCAACATCTTCGATGAGGCCACTGCGGGTGCGGTCGGTCAGCTCTACGCAGCTGTCGGTTACTCCGCACCTGCCTCCGAGGAGGGCACGGCTGATGGTGTGCGCGCTGCGGAAGAGACTCTGAGCAATGCCCACAGCAGCGTTGCTCAGGCGGAGAGCGCGCTGGCGCAGGCCGGTTCCGGGCCCACGGCGCTCGAGAGCTGGCAGGCAGACGTCCGCGTCGCCGAGGCGGAGAAGGCACTGGCGGATGCGAAGGCAGGCGTCCCAGAGGCGCCGAGCGTGCAGAAAGCTGAATGGGATCTGCAGACGGCGTATCTGGAGCGCGACCAGCTCCTCGCGGGCAAGAACACCTCGGCGGAGCAGGCCGCGCTGGACGCCGCCTACTCGCAGGTCGAGTCGGCGAGACAGGCGCTCGCGACGGCGCAGCAGAAGGCGCTGCCGTTCCTACCTGCGGGCGAGGTGCTGTTCCTCACGGAGCTTCCGCGCCGTGTCGATGACGTCAAGGTCAGCCGGGGCACGGAGGTCACGGGCGCCGTCATGACCGTGTCGGGAGCCAGTGTGCGGCTGACGGGGTCCGCAGCGGAAGCCGATGCGCGGCTGCTCGCCGTCGGATCCGAAGCCAGCTTCGAGCTGCCGGATGGGACCCGCCATCGTGCCGTCATCTCCGAACTCACCGCGGGTAAAGACAGCAAGGCGCGCTGGACGGTCCTGCTTGAGCCGGACCCGCTGACGCCCGAGCAGATCTCGGAGCTGCGGGGCACCAACGTGCGGGTGTCGATCGCGGTCGGAGCAACAGACGGTGACGTCCTGTCGGTCCCGCTTGCCGCGCTTACCGCGGGTCCCGGAGGGGAGTCCCGTGTCGAGGTCGTCGAGTCGGATCCGCGTGAAGGCAAGGATGCGAAGACGCGACTCGTCGTAGTGAAGACCGGGCTCGCCGCGAAGGGCGCCGTCGAGGTGACCCCTGTCGAGGGTGCATTGGAAAAGGGCGAACAGGTCGTGGTCGGGCGATGA
- a CDS encoding NUDIX domain-containing protein, with amino-acid sequence MTAFADLRDEPSAPEVLASEVVFAGRVWDVRVDHVQYGDGEMVRQYVDHTGAVAVVAIDDDERVLLIQQYRHPIRHRDWELPAGLLDVAGEPLVEAAKRELAEEADLVARDWSPLVSTFATPGGSNEIIHIFLATGMAPAPQVHARKDEEADIRLAWVPLAEAADAVMAGRMRNAILALGVLAAERRRTKE; translated from the coding sequence TTGACGGCGTTCGCGGACCTGCGCGACGAGCCCTCCGCCCCAGAGGTGCTCGCCAGCGAGGTCGTCTTCGCTGGGCGGGTGTGGGATGTGCGTGTCGATCATGTGCAGTACGGCGACGGCGAGATGGTTCGCCAGTACGTCGACCACACCGGCGCGGTGGCGGTCGTCGCGATCGATGATGACGAGCGGGTGCTGCTGATCCAGCAGTACCGCCATCCGATTCGCCACCGCGACTGGGAGCTGCCAGCCGGTCTCCTCGACGTCGCGGGCGAACCTCTCGTCGAAGCGGCGAAGCGCGAGCTTGCCGAAGAGGCTGACCTTGTCGCTCGGGATTGGTCCCCACTCGTCTCGACCTTCGCGACCCCCGGAGGCAGCAACGAAATCATCCACATCTTCCTCGCGACGGGGATGGCCCCTGCGCCGCAGGTGCACGCGCGTAAGGACGAAGAGGCAGACATCCGCCTCGCCTGGGTTCCGCTCGCCGAGGCTGCGGATGCGGTGATGGCGGGGCGGATGCGCAATGCGATCCTCGCGCTCGGCGTGCTCGCTGCCGAGCGGCGGCGAACGAAGGAGTGA
- the xerD gene encoding site-specific tyrosine recombinase XerD, with the protein MLLDRALERYLRHVTIERGLAPHTLAAYRRDLDAYVAWLSARGIGDTAQVDAAAISAFIAERSSTIPMPAASSIARLQSSVRGWHRFLVREGIDADDPSARLRPPKLGRTLPKALTIDQVERLLAAPSPDEASGIRDRALLELLYATGARVSEAVSLDVDDLAHGEILRLRGKGAKERIVPIGSYARAAVDAYLTRVRPELAARGRASAKLFLGVRGAPLSRQSAWLILRDAAEKAQISVDVSPHTLRHSFATHLLQGGADVRVVQELLGHASVATTQIYTHVTVDALRDAYLTSHPRAR; encoded by the coding sequence GTGCTCCTCGATCGCGCGCTCGAACGCTACCTGCGACATGTGACGATCGAGCGCGGCCTCGCCCCACACACGCTGGCGGCGTATCGCCGTGATCTCGACGCCTACGTAGCGTGGCTGTCGGCACGCGGTATAGGTGACACGGCGCAGGTCGATGCGGCAGCGATCAGCGCGTTCATCGCGGAGCGCTCGTCGACGATACCCATGCCCGCCGCATCCAGCATCGCCCGGCTGCAGTCCTCGGTTCGCGGCTGGCACCGTTTCCTCGTGCGTGAGGGCATCGATGCCGATGATCCGAGCGCCCGCCTGCGTCCGCCGAAGCTCGGTCGGACGCTCCCGAAGGCCCTCACAATCGATCAGGTCGAGCGGCTCCTCGCGGCGCCGTCGCCCGACGAGGCCTCCGGTATCCGTGACCGCGCGCTCCTGGAGCTGCTCTATGCGACCGGCGCCCGCGTCTCGGAGGCTGTGAGCCTCGACGTCGACGACCTCGCCCACGGCGAGATCCTGCGGTTGCGGGGGAAAGGCGCGAAGGAGCGGATCGTGCCGATCGGCTCCTACGCGCGTGCCGCCGTCGACGCGTACCTGACGAGGGTGCGCCCGGAGCTCGCCGCGAGAGGTCGCGCATCGGCAAAGCTGTTTCTCGGAGTGCGGGGTGCGCCGTTGTCGCGGCAGAGCGCATGGCTGATCCTCCGAGATGCGGCGGAGAAGGCGCAGATCTCGGTGGATGTCTCGCCGCATACTCTCCGCCACTCTTTTGCGACGCACCTTCTGCAGGGCGGTGCCGACGTGCGCGTCGTGCAGGAACTGCTGGGACACGCATCCGTCGCGACGACGCAGATCTACACGCATGTGACTGTCGATGCTCTGCGGGATGCATACCTCACGTCCCATCCGCGCGCCCGGTAG
- a CDS encoding CTP synthase, which produces MTDISSARPSNDITKHIFVTGGVVSSLGKGLTAASLGNLLTARGVRVVMQKLDPYLNVDPGTMNPFQHGEVFVTDDGAETDLDIGHYERFLDIELSQAANVTTGQIYSEVIAKERRGEYLGDTVQVIPHITDEIKRRMRLQASEEPRPDVIITEIGGTVGDIESQPFIEAARQIRHELGRKNVFFVHVSLVPFMGASGEQKTKPTQHSVAALRSIGIQPDALVLRSDRPVTESNKRKIALMCDVDEDAVVNAVDVPSIYDIPTMLNNQGLDAYIVRALEITSAAEVDWSRWQKVLQAVHNPKLEVTIALVGKYIDLPDAYLSVTEALRAGGFAHEVHVKIRWVPSDSCETPEGAAKALGDVDGILVPGGFGVRGIEGKLGALTFAREQGIPTLGICLGLQAMVIEYARNVAGIDGASSTEFDPETPAPVISTMAEQIEILDGGDLGGTMRLGLYKAALAEGSLANEVYGATESFERHRHRYEVNNTYRDRLAEAGLVFSGLNPDLDLVEYVELPRDVHPFYISTQAHPELRSRPTAPHPLFRGLVGAAIERHRSSELFDDTDES; this is translated from the coding sequence GTGACGGACATTTCTAGCGCGCGGCCATCCAACGACATCACCAAGCACATTTTCGTGACTGGCGGTGTCGTTTCCTCGTTGGGCAAGGGACTCACGGCAGCCAGCCTCGGCAACCTGCTCACGGCGCGCGGAGTGCGCGTGGTGATGCAGAAGCTCGACCCGTACCTCAACGTCGATCCGGGAACGATGAACCCGTTCCAGCACGGTGAGGTCTTCGTCACCGACGACGGCGCCGAGACCGACCTCGACATCGGCCACTATGAGCGCTTCCTCGACATCGAGCTGAGCCAGGCCGCCAATGTCACGACGGGACAGATCTACTCTGAGGTCATCGCCAAGGAGCGTCGCGGCGAGTACCTCGGTGACACGGTCCAGGTGATCCCGCACATCACCGATGAGATCAAGCGCCGCATGCGCCTGCAGGCCTCTGAAGAGCCGCGCCCCGACGTCATCATCACCGAGATCGGCGGCACGGTCGGCGACATCGAGTCGCAGCCCTTCATCGAAGCAGCCCGTCAGATCCGCCACGAGCTCGGACGCAAGAACGTGTTCTTCGTGCACGTGTCTCTCGTGCCATTCATGGGCGCCTCGGGGGAGCAGAAGACCAAGCCGACGCAACACTCTGTCGCCGCGCTGCGTTCTATCGGCATCCAGCCCGACGCTCTCGTGCTGCGCAGTGACCGTCCTGTCACCGAGTCGAACAAGCGCAAGATCGCGCTCATGTGCGACGTGGATGAAGACGCCGTCGTGAACGCCGTCGACGTGCCGAGCATCTACGACATCCCGACGATGCTGAACAACCAGGGTCTCGACGCGTACATCGTGCGCGCGCTCGAGATCACCTCCGCGGCCGAGGTCGACTGGTCCCGCTGGCAGAAGGTTCTCCAGGCGGTGCACAACCCCAAGCTCGAGGTCACGATCGCCCTGGTCGGCAAGTACATCGATCTGCCCGACGCCTACCTTTCGGTCACGGAAGCGCTGCGCGCCGGAGGGTTCGCCCACGAGGTGCACGTGAAGATCCGCTGGGTACCCTCGGATTCGTGCGAGACCCCGGAAGGTGCCGCGAAGGCGCTGGGTGACGTCGACGGCATTCTCGTCCCCGGTGGGTTCGGCGTGCGCGGTATCGAGGGCAAGCTCGGTGCGCTCACGTTCGCCCGTGAACAGGGCATCCCCACGCTCGGCATCTGCCTGGGCCTGCAGGCGATGGTGATCGAGTACGCGCGCAACGTCGCCGGCATCGACGGAGCATCCTCGACCGAGTTCGACCCTGAGACGCCCGCACCCGTCATCTCGACGATGGCGGAGCAGATCGAGATCCTCGACGGCGGCGACCTCGGCGGCACGATGCGCCTGGGCCTGTACAAGGCGGCACTCGCAGAAGGCTCGCTGGCCAACGAGGTCTACGGTGCCACGGAGTCGTTCGAGCGCCACCGTCACCGTTACGAGGTGAACAACACCTACCGCGACCGCCTGGCCGAAGCCGGTCTCGTGTTCTCCGGTCTCAACCCCGACCTCGACCTCGTCGAGTACGTGGAGCTTCCGCGCGACGTGCACCCGTTCTACATCTCGACGCAGGCGCACCCGGAGCTGCGCTCGCGTCCGACGGCACCGCACCCGCTGTTCCGTGGACTCGTGGGCGCGGCGATCGAGCGGCACCGTTCCAGCGAGCTTTTCGACGACACCGACGAGAGCTGA
- a CDS encoding ABC transporter ATP-binding protein gives MSEPQGAVADRAVLDDALTPLVELRDVTRSFPGPPEVQALKGANLTVAPGDYLSIVGPSGSGKSTMLNILGLLDRPSVGEYRLSGALTGDLSDDERAAVRARFIGFVFQSFHLMPRRTVLDNVLMPMQYSGVPRRERDARAREALSRVGLSHRVDFLPNSLSGGERQRVAVARAVVSGPQLLLADEPTGNLDQRTSGEVMSLFEELNADGLTLIIITHDDAVARRARRCVRISDGRLTEL, from the coding sequence ATGAGTGAGCCTCAGGGCGCGGTCGCCGACCGCGCCGTGCTCGATGATGCGCTGACGCCGCTTGTCGAACTGCGCGATGTCACGCGGTCTTTTCCCGGACCGCCGGAGGTGCAGGCGCTGAAAGGTGCGAACCTGACGGTCGCGCCCGGGGACTACCTCTCGATCGTGGGGCCCAGCGGGTCGGGCAAGTCGACGATGCTGAACATCCTCGGGCTGCTCGACCGTCCGAGCGTCGGCGAGTACCGGCTGTCCGGCGCGCTCACGGGCGACCTGAGCGATGACGAGCGCGCCGCAGTGCGGGCGCGCTTCATCGGCTTCGTCTTCCAGTCCTTTCACCTCATGCCGCGCCGAACCGTCCTGGACAACGTCCTCATGCCGATGCAGTACAGCGGGGTTCCCCGTCGCGAACGCGATGCGCGAGCACGGGAGGCGCTGTCTCGAGTCGGGCTCTCACACCGTGTGGACTTCCTACCGAACTCGCTCTCGGGCGGCGAGAGGCAGCGCGTCGCGGTGGCGCGTGCCGTTGTCAGCGGCCCGCAACTGCTGCTTGCTGACGAACCGACCGGAAACCTCGATCAGCGTACGTCGGGCGAGGTCATGTCACTCTTCGAAGAATTGAACGCCGACGGGCTGACGCTGATCATCATCACGCACGACGATGCGGTGGCTCGCCGCGCGCGTCGCTGCGTGCGCATCTCTGACGGCCGATTGACAGAGCTGTGA
- a CDS encoding ParA family protein, whose protein sequence is MVAKQAAKGDIPIGPTGRPYQGFPTPAPLASHGPARIIALCNQKGGVGKTTTSINLAAALAEYGRKVLAVDFDPQGALSAGLGIPTHDVPTIYDLLLDTKRDVHEVIVPSAVEGLDVLPANIDLSAAEVHLVNEVARETILSRVLRQVAGEYDVILIDCQPSLGLLTVNALTAAHGVLIPLECEFFALRGVALLIETIDKVRDRLNPSIQLDGLVATMYDPRTLHSREVLERVVEAFGEDVLETVIGRTVKFPDASVAGVPITEFAPEHAAAQAYLRLARELVARGAVA, encoded by the coding sequence CTGGTGGCGAAGCAGGCGGCAAAGGGCGACATTCCGATCGGACCGACCGGTCGTCCCTACCAGGGCTTCCCGACCCCGGCACCTCTGGCCTCCCATGGCCCCGCACGCATCATCGCGCTGTGCAACCAGAAGGGCGGCGTCGGGAAGACCACGACCTCGATCAACCTTGCGGCAGCGCTCGCCGAGTACGGTCGCAAGGTGCTGGCTGTGGACTTCGACCCGCAGGGTGCGCTGTCGGCCGGCCTCGGCATCCCGACGCACGACGTGCCGACGATCTACGACCTGCTCCTGGACACCAAGCGCGACGTCCACGAGGTCATCGTGCCGTCGGCGGTCGAAGGGCTGGACGTTCTTCCCGCCAACATCGACCTCTCGGCTGCCGAGGTGCACCTGGTCAACGAGGTGGCACGCGAGACGATCCTCTCGCGCGTGCTGCGCCAGGTCGCGGGGGAGTACGACGTCATCCTCATTGACTGCCAGCCCTCGCTCGGCCTTCTGACCGTGAACGCGCTGACGGCTGCGCATGGCGTTCTGATTCCGCTGGAGTGCGAGTTCTTCGCGCTGCGCGGTGTGGCGCTGCTGATCGAGACGATCGACAAGGTGCGCGATCGCCTGAACCCCTCGATCCAGCTCGACGGACTCGTCGCCACGATGTACGACCCGCGCACGCTGCACTCGCGCGAGGTGCTGGAGCGCGTCGTGGAAGCGTTCGGCGAGGATGTGCTCGAGACGGTCATCGGTCGCACGGTGAAGTTCCCGGACGCGTCCGTGGCCGGCGTCCCGATCACCGAGTTCGCGCCGGAGCACGCCGCAGCGCAGGCCTACCTGCGACTTGCGCGGGAGCTGGTCGCCCGTGGCGCCGTCGCCTGA